One Chengkuizengella sediminis DNA segment encodes these proteins:
- a CDS encoding DUF2569 family protein — translation MNEMDQSFPLTITMIMIFLGVVVAVKAYPKIKGFIFVYLLFTSFILYTSVRYLFFQFQILQNVNVLEFIVDLIFIFLVVVIVISIIRLKRYTPTIIILYESILILYVLYEWLNSRFELLNLIEFLLSVLISGFWIIYFLRSKKVREVFVN, via the coding sequence ATGAATGAAATGGATCAAAGTTTTCCTCTTACAATTACGATGATTATGATCTTTTTAGGGGTAGTAGTAGCTGTGAAAGCTTATCCTAAAATTAAAGGTTTTATATTTGTGTACTTATTATTTACAAGTTTTATTTTATATACTTCTGTTAGATATTTATTTTTTCAATTTCAAATTTTGCAAAATGTTAATGTCTTGGAATTTATTGTTGATCTAATCTTTATTTTTCTAGTAGTGGTTATAGTCATATCCATTATTAGATTAAAGAGGTATACACCTACAATCATTATACTTTATGAATCAATTTTAATCTTATATGTATTATATGAATGGTTGAATTCTAGATTTGAATTACTAAATTTAATAGAATTTTTACTTAGTGTTTTGATAAGTGGATTTTGGATTATCTATTTCTTAAGATCTAAGAAAGTAAGAGAGGTCTTTGTAAATTAA
- a CDS encoding NAD(P)-binding domain-containing protein — protein MNNNLPVAIIGGGPVGLAAAAHLVQQNESFILFELGNKVGTNFLDYHHVRLFSPWKYNIDKAAKDLLLKNKLPLPSENELPLGGEIVSQYLEPLSNLPEFKPHIHLNSKVISIGRKGLDKMKSFGRDEIPFVIHVQKDNEFKMYEAKAVIDATGTWQNPNPIGSGGIHANGEQKVQNQIYYGIPDVLGKDRKRYEGKTTLVVGGGHSAINALLELADLQKQNENTKLVWALRKKTVSEAYGGKENDALPARGELGTKIHELVQNGKVIVHTPMFIHSVQKDANHKLSVLGVKNDLNHTINEIDEIISNTGSRPNFNMLREIRHVSDPSIESVPELAELIDPNIHSCGTVRPHGEKELRQPEEHFYIIGAKSYGRAPTFLLATGYEQARSVVAYITGNFESAKQVQLELPETGVCSISNVVKQESAVGCCG, from the coding sequence ATGAACAACAATTTACCTGTTGCAATTATTGGTGGTGGTCCTGTCGGCTTAGCCGCCGCTGCACATTTAGTACAACAAAATGAATCGTTCATTTTGTTTGAATTAGGAAATAAAGTGGGTACCAACTTTTTAGATTATCATCACGTTCGTTTATTTTCACCTTGGAAGTACAACATAGATAAAGCAGCAAAAGATTTATTATTAAAAAACAAACTCCCCCTTCCTTCAGAAAATGAATTACCTTTAGGTGGTGAAATTGTCTCACAGTATTTAGAACCATTATCCAACTTACCTGAGTTTAAACCTCATATTCATTTAAATAGTAAGGTGATTTCTATTGGTCGAAAAGGTTTAGATAAAATGAAATCATTCGGTCGTGACGAAATTCCATTTGTGATTCATGTTCAAAAAGATAATGAGTTTAAAATGTATGAAGCTAAGGCAGTGATTGATGCTACAGGAACATGGCAAAACCCAAATCCAATCGGTTCTGGAGGCATTCATGCAAATGGAGAGCAAAAGGTACAAAATCAAATCTATTATGGCATCCCTGATGTGTTGGGTAAGGATCGAAAGCGATACGAAGGGAAAACAACCCTAGTTGTAGGAGGGGGTCATTCGGCAATTAATGCGCTTTTAGAACTTGCTGACCTTCAAAAACAAAACGAAAATACAAAACTAGTTTGGGCACTTAGAAAGAAAACAGTTAGTGAGGCTTATGGAGGAAAAGAAAATGATGCACTACCTGCACGTGGTGAACTAGGAACAAAAATTCATGAGTTAGTACAAAATGGCAAAGTCATTGTTCATACGCCAATGTTTATTCACTCCGTTCAAAAGGACGCAAATCATAAACTAAGTGTTTTAGGTGTAAAAAATGACCTAAATCATACGATTAATGAGATTGATGAAATTATTTCAAATACAGGTTCAAGGCCAAACTTTAATATGCTAAGGGAAATTAGACATGTTAGTGATCCATCCATAGAGTCTGTACCTGAATTAGCTGAACTGATCGACCCTAATATTCATAGCTGCGGAACTGTGAGACCTCATGGGGAAAAAGAGTTAAGACAACCTGAAGAACACTTTTATATTATAGGAGCTAAAAGTTATGGTAGAGCCCCTACTTTCTTATTAGCAACTGGATATGAACAAGCTCGATCTGTTGTGGCTTATATAACAGGAAATTTTGAAAGTGCAAAACAAGTTCAATTAGAATTACCTGAAACAGGAGTATGCAGTATCTCAAATGTAGTTAAACAAGAATCTGCTGTGGGGTGTTGTGGATAA
- a CDS encoding ABC transporter substrate-binding protein translates to MKKILLSLMMVLFLSSIVLAACGTENGTEEGNEDGTEVVKETDEMEPVTITLRHTQIGEGKENRLNLLEDAVADAESKMKNATYEFEAVDGEVNRFDKLPAEMAAGNQPDIFDLFGGADTIRYAKAERLLPLSEILDELGLTDQFIELGEFTIDGEIYGLPIGGFTEGYFYSKPIFEELGVEPPTTWAELEDIAVKAKEAGYVPFAMAAKGAWVPMMTMNTLVGHSAGPDSIQGLVEGTTKWTDPEVVAAFEYLEGFVEKEYLKQGSLGLDYGEQRNQLITGEAAMMFDGSWTSSVFTDPEQAGDMLGDVGYFAMPGVPNGVGDQSAVNAGFSNGYGFSSTIADDEGKLAAVKQFIQSLYNDEMQKRGLIEDKLLPSMKIEDLSGVDPLMSEIIDVMNLAGGAFPTIDGVVQAEVNTVLGEGIQRILGNDVDVKEMLEEVQEVQEKVNQEG, encoded by the coding sequence ATGAAAAAAATTTTACTATCACTTATGATGGTGTTATTCCTGAGCTCTATTGTTTTAGCAGCATGTGGAACGGAAAATGGAACAGAAGAAGGAAACGAGGATGGAACAGAAGTAGTTAAAGAAACAGATGAAATGGAGCCTGTTACAATTACTTTACGTCATACTCAAATTGGTGAAGGAAAAGAAAATCGTCTCAACCTTTTGGAAGATGCTGTAGCGGATGCAGAAAGTAAGATGAAAAATGCAACATATGAGTTTGAAGCAGTTGATGGTGAAGTGAATCGTTTCGATAAGTTACCAGCAGAAATGGCAGCGGGAAATCAACCAGATATTTTTGATTTGTTTGGCGGTGCGGATACAATAAGATATGCAAAAGCGGAGAGATTACTTCCATTGAGCGAAATTTTAGATGAACTTGGATTGACGGATCAATTTATAGAATTAGGTGAATTTACTATTGATGGTGAGATTTACGGTCTTCCAATTGGGGGGTTCACTGAAGGTTATTTTTATAGTAAACCTATATTTGAAGAGCTAGGTGTAGAGCCTCCTACTACTTGGGCTGAACTTGAAGATATCGCAGTGAAAGCAAAGGAAGCCGGTTATGTTCCATTTGCTATGGCTGCAAAAGGTGCATGGGTACCGATGATGACGATGAATACACTTGTTGGACATTCAGCTGGACCTGATTCTATTCAAGGATTAGTTGAAGGAACGACTAAATGGACCGATCCAGAGGTGGTTGCGGCATTTGAATACTTAGAAGGTTTCGTAGAAAAAGAATACTTAAAACAAGGTTCATTAGGTTTGGATTATGGGGAGCAGCGTAATCAGTTGATCACGGGGGAAGCAGCAATGATGTTTGATGGTAGCTGGACTAGTTCTGTATTTACAGATCCTGAGCAAGCTGGTGATATGTTGGGTGATGTAGGTTACTTTGCAATGCCAGGTGTTCCAAATGGAGTTGGAGATCAATCGGCTGTGAATGCTGGATTCTCTAACGGATATGGATTTTCATCAACGATTGCTGACGATGAAGGAAAATTAGCAGCAGTCAAACAGTTTATTCAAAGTCTGTATAACGATGAGATGCAAAAACGTGGTCTTATTGAAGATAAATTACTTCCATCTATGAAAATTGAAGATTTATCTGGAGTAGATCCATTAATGTCAGAAATTATTGATGTAATGAATTTAGCTGGAGGAGCATTCCCTACGATTGATGGGGTGGTTCAAGCAGAAGTAAATACAGTATTAGGTGAAGGAATACAAAGAATCCTTGGTAATGATGTAGACGTTAAAGAAATGTTAGAAGAAGTGCAGGAAGTGCAAGAGAAAGTAAATCAAGAGGGATAA
- a CDS encoding carbohydrate ABC transporter permease, translating to MNKTFKNPLVYILFLLPTILFYFIFMGVPVFQAFYYGFTDWDGLNPPVFNGIENFKEAFGDSDFWLSVLNNVYFILFSVVVQLPIILVLALLISNVKRLKGFYKTAVFVPSILSTAVIGILWGFIYEPDSGLLNQFLAIFGIEKIYWLSDKSTAMISILITNAWQWTGFYVVLMLAAILGIPKDLLEQAEIDGATNWQKSTKIIIPLIRPIIIVVMLLSIAGAMKALDIVWVMTEGGPFGTTDVMATYMIKEAFREYQYGYGNAISVLIFIFTLVITGLFQWITKNNERIEY from the coding sequence ATGAACAAAACATTTAAAAACCCTCTAGTTTATATTTTGTTTTTATTACCAACCATACTGTTTTATTTTATTTTTATGGGTGTGCCGGTTTTTCAAGCCTTTTATTATGGTTTTACAGATTGGGATGGACTAAATCCACCCGTGTTTAATGGAATAGAGAACTTTAAAGAAGCATTTGGTGATTCAGATTTTTGGTTATCTGTTTTAAATAATGTGTACTTTATTTTATTTTCGGTTGTAGTACAACTACCAATCATTTTGGTTCTTGCTTTATTAATTAGTAATGTAAAAAGATTGAAAGGCTTTTATAAAACGGCAGTTTTTGTCCCTTCTATATTATCTACAGCTGTTATTGGTATATTATGGGGTTTTATTTATGAGCCGGATTCAGGTTTATTAAATCAATTTTTAGCTATTTTTGGAATTGAAAAAATTTATTGGTTATCGGATAAAAGCACAGCTATGATTTCTATTTTAATTACAAACGCCTGGCAATGGACTGGTTTTTATGTCGTTTTAATGTTAGCTGCTATTTTAGGAATACCAAAAGATTTGTTAGAACAAGCGGAGATTGATGGAGCAACAAACTGGCAAAAATCAACTAAAATCATCATTCCGTTAATTCGCCCTATTATTATTGTTGTAATGTTATTGTCTATTGCTGGAGCAATGAAAGCGTTAGATATTGTATGGGTAATGACAGAAGGGGGTCCATTTGGTACAACAGATGTGATGGCTACTTATATGATTAAAGAAGCGTTCCGTGAGTATCAATATGGTTATGGGAATGCAATCTCGGTGTTAATATTTATTTTCACTCTTGTAATCACAGGATTATTTCAATGGATCACAAAAAATAATGAGAGGATTGAATATTAA
- a CDS encoding carbohydrate ABC transporter permease, with product MKKIFSHIVLLSYILIILTPFVFVLFSSFKENNIEIVTNPWGLPSTFNFDNYILAWKNAKIGTYFFNSFYISTVSSVVTLLFGAATSYALTRMKFMKASRFIYTFILLGLVIPTGSLLVPLYKLITDFNLYNTHWALILPYATFALPVSIYIICAFMRTIPSELEEAAMMDGLGAFGLFTRIILPISIPPLVTVFILNFLGNWNEFVMANFYLSSEHLRTLPVGMVGFRDAFNTNYAQLSAGIVFSVLPVLIIYSILQEKIIEGVTAGSVKG from the coding sequence ATGAAAAAAATCTTCTCTCATATTGTATTACTATCGTATATACTTATTATATTAACCCCTTTTGTTTTTGTATTGTTTTCTTCCTTTAAAGAGAATAATATTGAAATCGTAACAAATCCTTGGGGTCTCCCCTCAACTTTTAATTTTGATAACTATATATTGGCATGGAAAAATGCTAAGATTGGCACATATTTTTTTAATAGCTTTTATATCTCTACCGTTTCATCCGTTGTTACTTTATTGTTTGGAGCTGCAACATCTTATGCTCTTACTAGAATGAAATTTATGAAAGCAAGTAGATTTATATATACATTTATTTTATTAGGTCTTGTTATTCCAACAGGTTCTTTATTGGTACCCCTTTATAAGTTAATCACGGATTTTAATTTATACAATACACATTGGGCTTTAATACTCCCATATGCAACGTTTGCGTTACCTGTTTCTATTTATATTATTTGTGCTTTTATGCGTACAATCCCAAGTGAATTAGAAGAAGCAGCAATGATGGATGGGCTAGGTGCGTTTGGGTTGTTTACTAGAATCATATTACCGATTTCCATTCCCCCGCTAGTTACGGTATTTATTTTAAATTTCCTTGGGAATTGGAATGAATTTGTAATGGCTAACTTTTATTTATCGAGTGAGCATTTAAGAACGTTACCCGTTGGTATGGTCGGATTTAGGGATGCTTTTAATACAAATTACGCTCAGTTATCTGCAGGCATTGTGTTTAGTGTTTTACCCGTACTTATCATATACAGTATTTTGCAGGAAAAAATTATTGAAGGGGTAACTGCTGGTAGCGTGAAAGGATAG
- a CDS encoding sensor histidine kinase produces the protein MNLKLSHKVLIAFFGFIIIPLFLVGLTGYFIALQFIEEKYSEQTKLNLHAVSQNIQYIVQDINNFSDSWIVSNDIQSLFKNPIINELSKIKAEKTILQSLLTHPYIQEVTLYNLEEEIVSSAKNENLQSVSFEKIVESEVYEKMFEYTGRPIWVTPFEIPDSTVSEKLFRHVRVVKDFYTLEDLGFIVMQLELRELINIFKSYEQNGQIPGQHFLIVNDQGTIFFDQKNLYKGENIFNFLPKDLSFNQKFVSSKSDFNGEESIISSYKIRIEDMVGGNWYLVSVTSWALLTEETNTILIWIAVITSLCIISALLFNLLFVRGIVQSFIRFVKAMRKVEKGQLNVIVEEKGNDERTVLARGFNHLIQKVRLLIEEVKYEQNRKNRAELMLMQAQIRPHFLFNTLESINVLAVQNEGQKVSKIVQRLGNILRISFQENEEIQMKQEIEHVRSYLEIQKFRFIDLFEYEFDMPEEILNANILKLTLQPFVENSIQHGFDRAEQKGTIRIIGKLEKNHIAIYIEDDGRGIPNQILQEFKYGEEIKLDQHSKATHGLGIKNVAERIRIHYGNQYGIYICSDDNGTIIKCVIPG, from the coding sequence ATGAATTTGAAATTAAGTCATAAAGTATTAATTGCTTTTTTTGGGTTCATCATTATTCCATTATTCCTAGTAGGTTTAACGGGTTATTTTATTGCATTGCAATTTATAGAAGAGAAATATAGTGAACAAACGAAATTAAATTTACATGCGGTTTCGCAAAACATTCAATATATTGTACAAGATATTAATAATTTTTCTGATTCTTGGATAGTAAGTAACGATATACAATCATTGTTTAAAAATCCAATTATAAATGAACTTAGTAAAATAAAAGCCGAAAAAACGATATTACAGAGTTTACTAACGCATCCCTATATACAAGAAGTTACTTTATATAATTTAGAAGAGGAAATTGTTTCATCAGCTAAAAATGAAAATTTGCAGTCGGTATCCTTTGAAAAAATTGTTGAATCTGAAGTTTATGAAAAAATGTTTGAATATACAGGAAGACCGATTTGGGTAACACCATTTGAGATTCCTGATTCTACAGTTTCTGAAAAATTATTTAGGCATGTACGAGTTGTGAAAGATTTTTATACACTTGAAGATCTAGGTTTTATCGTCATGCAGCTTGAGCTACGTGAATTAATAAACATATTTAAATCATATGAACAAAATGGGCAAATTCCTGGGCAGCACTTTTTGATTGTGAATGATCAGGGGACCATTTTTTTCGATCAGAAAAATTTATATAAGGGTGAAAATATTTTTAATTTTCTTCCGAAAGATCTATCTTTCAATCAGAAATTTGTCAGCAGTAAAAGTGATTTTAATGGAGAAGAAAGTATCATTTCAAGTTATAAGATTAGGATCGAAGATATGGTTGGAGGAAATTGGTACCTTGTATCTGTCACTTCATGGGCGTTATTAACTGAAGAAACAAATACTATTCTGATATGGATTGCGGTCATCACTTCTCTTTGTATTATTAGCGCTTTGTTATTTAATCTGTTATTTGTTCGAGGGATTGTTCAATCGTTCATTCGGTTTGTAAAAGCAATGCGTAAAGTAGAAAAAGGGCAATTGAATGTGATCGTTGAAGAGAAAGGGAATGACGAAAGAACGGTTTTAGCCAGAGGATTTAATCATTTAATCCAAAAAGTTCGGTTATTAATAGAAGAAGTTAAATATGAGCAAAACAGAAAAAATAGAGCAGAATTGATGCTGATGCAAGCACAAATAAGACCTCATTTTTTGTTTAATACTTTAGAATCTATCAATGTATTAGCTGTTCAGAATGAAGGTCAGAAAGTAAGTAAAATTGTACAGAGATTGGGTAATATTTTACGTATCAGCTTCCAAGAAAATGAAGAGATTCAAATGAAACAGGAAATTGAACATGTGAGAAGTTATTTAGAAATTCAAAAATTTCGATTTATTGATCTTTTTGAATATGAATTCGATATGCCTGAAGAGATTTTAAATGCTAATATTTTGAAATTAACACTGCAACCATTTGTAGAAAATAGTATCCAGCATGGTTTTGATCGAGCAGAACAAAAAGGAACGATACGTATAATTGGAAAACTAGAGAAGAATCATATTGCTATTTATATTGAGGATGATGGAAGAGGTATACCGAATCAAATACTACAGGAGTTCAAATATGGGGAGGAAATAAAACTAGATCAGCATTCGAAAGCAACTCATGGTTTAGGTATTAAAAATGTTGCTGAGCGTATTCGTATTCACTATGGAAATCAGTACGGAATTTACATTTGTAGTGACGATAATGGAACAATCATCAAGTGTGTTATACCTGGATAA
- a CDS encoding response regulator transcription factor, whose amino-acid sequence MKLKALIIDDEIHIVKNLQVVLPWKEMGYNTVKTAVNGQEAIDIENKHGKLDLILCDIKMPVMDGLTFIKHLREQNKDCEVILLTGFQEFQYAQKAIQYRVREYILKPIDYIKLEDTIYRITKNIKHRKQQNMTQQKFDNITDLAYEKVFYDVIMNYSSHSLSFNEEINVLQSKQFNFFLIDIEDYFKKSMEWSQNEKKLWNFAVKNVLHETLIEFVEKPIVLQTRDGEWCVILERDSEKLFQREEMLELTEDLQNMVNKYLKLKINMVVWDKTVSMRSLSETYKKLQSVLVLKSNKHYSDKENQFDSVSDFSLWNTLKELITGLKQSDRGKVDVSLKQIVKEIKVITENSYQTAQQVLHFMFLHLIREMNELEIITSQEEQKYWVMLQHSSSVNDLLKAMNELNTFCLDKICSKKSSDVMMISAGDYIQHHISSDLSIDELSDYLKISPSYFSLLFKQHFQMTFVEYVTKQRLDLAKSLLIMTDNSITKIGKMIGYSERRYFTKVFQKNEGISPSEYRTMFNKITE is encoded by the coding sequence ATGAAACTAAAAGCGCTGATTATAGATGATGAAATTCATATTGTGAAAAATCTACAAGTTGTTCTTCCTTGGAAAGAAATGGGGTACAATACTGTAAAAACAGCAGTAAATGGACAAGAGGCAATAGATATTGAAAATAAACATGGAAAATTGGATCTTATTTTATGTGATATTAAAATGCCAGTTATGGATGGACTAACCTTTATTAAACATCTCCGGGAACAAAATAAAGACTGTGAAGTCATTCTATTAACAGGATTTCAAGAATTTCAGTATGCTCAAAAGGCTATTCAATATCGAGTGAGAGAATATATATTGAAACCTATAGATTATATCAAACTGGAAGATACGATTTATAGGATAACAAAAAATATAAAACATCGAAAACAGCAAAATATGACCCAACAAAAGTTTGATAATATTACAGATTTAGCTTATGAAAAAGTATTTTATGATGTGATCATGAATTATTCTTCGCATTCATTAAGTTTTAATGAGGAAATAAACGTTTTACAATCAAAACAGTTTAATTTTTTTCTAATAGATATCGAGGATTATTTTAAAAAATCAATGGAATGGAGTCAGAATGAAAAGAAACTATGGAACTTTGCAGTTAAGAATGTATTACATGAAACTTTGATTGAATTTGTTGAGAAACCGATAGTATTACAAACTCGTGATGGAGAATGGTGTGTCATATTAGAGAGGGACTCTGAAAAACTTTTTCAGAGAGAAGAAATGCTTGAATTAACTGAGGATCTGCAAAATATGGTGAATAAATATTTGAAATTAAAAATCAATATGGTTGTATGGGACAAAACGGTCTCCATGCGATCACTGTCAGAAACGTACAAAAAATTGCAATCGGTTTTAGTTTTAAAATCAAATAAACACTATTCAGATAAAGAGAACCAATTTGATTCTGTTTCAGATTTTTCGTTGTGGAATACTTTAAAAGAATTGATAACAGGTTTGAAACAATCAGATCGAGGCAAAGTGGACGTTAGTTTAAAACAAATAGTTAAAGAGATCAAAGTCATAACAGAAAATTCATATCAAACGGCTCAACAAGTTTTACATTTTATGTTTTTACATTTAATAAGAGAAATGAATGAGTTAGAAATTATCACTTCACAAGAAGAACAAAAATATTGGGTGATGCTTCAGCATAGTAGCTCTGTAAATGATCTGTTAAAAGCCATGAATGAGCTGAATACCTTTTGTTTGGATAAAATTTGTAGCAAGAAAAGTAGTGATGTAATGATGATTTCAGCAGGTGATTATATTCAACATCATATATCGTCGGATTTAAGCATTGATGAATTATCGGATTATCTAAAAATCAGTCCGAGTTATTTTAGCCTTTTATTTAAACAACATTTTCAAATGACTTTCGTGGAGTATGTTACCAAACAAAGATTGGATTTAGCAAAATCTTTATTAATAATGACGGACAATAGCATCACTAAGATCGGTAAAATGATTGGATATTCTGAACGAAGATATTTTACAAAAGTATTTCAAAAAAATGAGGGAATATCTCCTTCAGAATATAGAACCATGTTTAACAAAATCACTGAGTGA
- the nagZ gene encoding beta-N-acetylhexosaminidase has protein sequence MEVQNMSLEQKIGQMFICGFDGLQPTKEIETLITKYHIGGIIYFRRNISSVDQVHRLSGSLQQLAKKNSNVPLFISLDQEGGMVNRIDQGVTFFPGNMALGATGNPDIAYQAAYISGSELRVLGINMNLAPCLDINNNPDNPVIGVRSFGDEAKFVGNMGTAMVDGYQAANVSAVIKHFPGHGDTQVDSHLSLPEITHSLNRLKEIELVPFKQAIEHGVDAVMTAHIMFPSVEPDRKPSTLSNKIITGLLREELNFDGVVVTDCLEMNAISEEFGIDKGAVLAIDAGADVILVSHLFERQVMAYDAVLKAVQEGRISEERINESVERILKLKEKRYIGQIEKNFESVKSKIGIDSHQKIAQEMTQKCVTLVKDDTHQLPLDTSLKTLVIWPEERLTSPVDDVGKQEASLGEILKNSILSLVEYKIHSDPCKEEIHQLLERSSIFKQIVVVTYNAKSSPKQMELVKMLVERCEKMKTRLITVAIRTPYDIQAYPEVKTFLACYENRPMMIEALAKVLVGEEQAVGKCPVKL, from the coding sequence ATGGAAGTTCAAAACATGAGTTTGGAACAAAAAATCGGTCAGATGTTTATTTGTGGTTTTGACGGTTTGCAGCCAACAAAGGAAATTGAAACATTAATAACTAAATACCATATTGGTGGAATAATTTATTTTCGTAGGAATATATCTTCTGTTGATCAAGTTCATCGATTATCTGGTTCATTACAACAATTAGCTAAAAAAAATAGTAATGTTCCTTTGTTCATTAGTTTAGATCAAGAAGGCGGAATGGTGAACCGTATCGACCAGGGTGTTACTTTCTTTCCAGGGAATATGGCATTAGGAGCGACAGGTAACCCAGATATAGCCTATCAAGCCGCATATATTTCAGGGTCAGAATTACGTGTATTGGGGATCAATATGAATTTGGCTCCTTGTCTTGATATTAATAACAACCCTGATAATCCAGTCATAGGTGTTCGATCCTTTGGTGATGAAGCAAAATTTGTTGGAAATATGGGTACTGCGATGGTTGACGGATATCAAGCTGCAAATGTTTCTGCTGTTATTAAACATTTTCCTGGACATGGAGACACACAAGTTGATTCACATTTGTCTTTACCTGAAATTACACATAGTTTAAATCGATTGAAAGAAATTGAATTAGTTCCTTTTAAACAAGCAATTGAACATGGGGTTGATGCTGTCATGACGGCTCATATTATGTTCCCTTCTGTAGAACCAGACCGTAAACCTTCAACGCTTTCCAATAAAATCATCACAGGTTTATTAAGGGAAGAACTGAACTTTGATGGTGTTGTTGTTACGGACTGCTTAGAGATGAATGCTATTTCAGAAGAGTTTGGGATTGACAAAGGTGCTGTATTAGCGATTGATGCTGGTGCAGATGTTATTTTAGTTAGTCACTTATTTGAAAGGCAAGTCATGGCATATGATGCCGTTTTAAAAGCAGTTCAAGAAGGAAGAATTTCTGAAGAAAGAATTAATGAATCAGTAGAAAGAATTTTAAAATTAAAAGAGAAACGGTATATTGGACAAATTGAAAAGAATTTTGAATCGGTTAAATCGAAGATAGGGATAGATTCACATCAAAAAATAGCACAAGAAATGACTCAGAAGTGTGTTACTCTTGTTAAAGATGACACTCATCAACTACCCTTGGATACTAGTCTGAAAACGTTAGTGATTTGGCCTGAAGAAAGACTTACGAGTCCAGTGGATGATGTGGGAAAACAGGAGGCAAGTTTAGGAGAGATATTAAAAAATAGTATTCTCAGTTTAGTCGAGTATAAAATTCATTCAGACCCTTGCAAAGAAGAAATCCATCAGCTGTTAGAAAGAAGTTCAATCTTTAAACAAATCGTAGTGGTAACATATAATGCTAAGTCCTCTCCTAAACAAATGGAATTGGTTAAAATGTTGGTAGAACGCTGTGAAAAGATGAAAACTAGACTTATAACTGTAGCCATTAGAACTCCTTATGATATACAAGCTTATCCTGAAGTTAAAACATTTTTAGCGTGTTATGAAAACAGACCGATGATGATTGAGGCATTAGCTAAAGTATTAGTAGGGGAAGAACAAGCGGTGGGAAAATGTCCGGTTAAACTTTAA
- a CDS encoding electron transfer flavoprotein subunit beta/FixA family protein yields MHIVVCVKQVPDTRIIKVNPKTNTLDRRGIPAILNPFDSHAVEAGVRLKEKVGGTVSVLSMGPPNAVKMIRKCVEIGADDGYLISDRFFAGADTLATSYALYKAFEKMLEEKPVDIIICGKQTIDGDTGQVGPGIARRLDIPPITNVIEIKEVDQKKRKVVVKRKLEDGYEMIESSLPCLLTVEKDINPVSYSPLPNMIKAARYEPTIWKVDDLNDVDKKQLGLKGSPTIVSKMFAPPKLEGGKKIEGNAEQQSEQIVSLLLEKPELFEKKRGRA; encoded by the coding sequence ATGCACATCGTGGTTTGCGTAAAACAAGTACCTGACACTCGAATCATTAAAGTTAATCCAAAAACAAATACGTTAGACAGAAGGGGAATACCAGCTATACTTAATCCTTTTGACTCTCATGCCGTTGAAGCAGGTGTTCGATTAAAAGAAAAAGTTGGTGGTACCGTATCCGTATTATCTATGGGACCTCCTAATGCTGTAAAGATGATTAGAAAATGTGTTGAAATCGGTGCAGACGATGGGTATCTGATCTCAGATCGTTTTTTTGCTGGAGCAGATACATTAGCAACAAGTTATGCACTTTATAAAGCGTTTGAAAAAATGCTAGAAGAAAAACCAGTAGATATCATTATATGTGGAAAACAAACAATCGACGGGGATACGGGTCAAGTGGGACCAGGGATTGCTAGAAGATTAGATATTCCCCCGATTACGAATGTAATTGAAATTAAAGAAGTGGATCAAAAGAAAAGAAAAGTGGTAGTAAAACGTAAATTAGAAGATGGATATGAGATGATCGAATCCAGTTTACCTTGTTTATTAACAGTGGAAAAAGATATTAATCCAGTATCTTATTCACCACTACCAAATATGATTAAAGCAGCGCGTTACGAACCAACGATATGGAAAGTGGATGATTTAAACGATGTAGATAAAAAACAGCTAGGTTTAAAAGGATCACCAACAATTGTATCGAAAATGTTTGCCCCTCCAAAACTTGAAGGTGGGAAGAAAATAGAAGGAAACGCTGAACAGCAATCGGAACAAATAGTATCCTTACTGCTTGAAAAACCTGAGCTTTTTGAGAAAAAGAGGGGGAGAGCCTGA